A DNA window from Sphingopyxis macrogoltabida contains the following coding sequences:
- the rpoC gene encoding DNA-directed RNA polymerase subunit beta' → MNQLTNFMNPVAKPETFDMIKIGIASPERIRSWSFGEIKKPETINYRTFKPERDGLFCARIFGPIKDYECLCGKYKRMKYKGIVCEKCGVEVTVTKVRRERMGHIELAAPVAHIWFLKSLPSRIGLLLDMQLKQLERVLYFEAYIVLEPGLTPLEKFQLLTEDELLDAQDEYGEDAFSAGIGAEAIRVLLENLDLEQERVDLMEELATTKSELKPKKIIKRLKVVESFIESGNRPEWMILEVVPVIPPELRPLVPLDGGRFATSDLNDLYRRVINRNNRLKRLMELRAPDIIVRNEKRMLQEAVDALFDNGRRGRTITGANKRPLKSLSDMLKGKQGRFRQNLLGKRVDYSGRSVIVTGPELKLHQCGLPKKMALELFKPFIYARLDAKGLSMTLKQAKKWVEKERKEVWDILDEVIREHPVLLNRAPTLHRLGIQAFEPVLIEGKAIQLHPLVCAAFNADFDGDQMAVHVPLSLEAQLEARVLMMSTNNILSPANGKPIIVPSQDMVLGLYYLSLEREGEPGEGMLLADMAEVHQALFTGAVTLHTKVISRVPQTDEQGNEYLKRFETTPGRMLIGECLPKSHTVPFDVVNRLLTKKEIGDVIDQVYRHTGQKETVLFADAIMALGFRNAFKAGISFGKDDMIIPASKEGMVDETRALVKDFEQQYQDGLITQQEKYNKAIDAWSQCGDKVANAMMDEIRATPKLEDGRMAPINSIYMMAHSGARGSQAQMKQLAGMRGLMAKPSGEIIETPIISNFKEGLTVLEYFNSTHGARKGLADTALKTANSGYLTRRLVDVSQDCVVIEEDCGTERGMEMRAIIQGGSTIASLGERILGRTTLEDVADKDGNIIAPIGTLLDEATTQRIEDAEVQSVKIRSPLVCEATLGVCGKCYGRDLARGTPVNIGEAVGVIAAQSIGEPGTQLTMRTFHIGGAAQVNEQSNAEAISDGTIEYRDMATIVDQRGRRLALSRSGEIAIIDSEGRERATHKLPYGAQIMHKDGEKVKKGDRIAEWDPFTMPLITEKQGVVKYQDLADGKTLVEQVDEATGIAQRVVIEYRSAGRAKKEDLQPRLTLLDDASGEAARYLLAVGTMLSVEDGQEVQAGDVLARVSREASKTRDITGGLPRVAELFEARIPKDNSVIAKISGRIEFVKDYKAKRKIAIVPEEGDPIEYLIPKSKVLEVQEGDQVKRGDALISGSPNPHDILDVMGVEALAEYLVAEIQEVYRLQGVKINDKHIEVIVRQMLQKVEITSGGDTTLLPGEQLDYLEMMEYNAKLPKNGVPAEGRPVLLGITKASLQTRSFVSAASFQETTRVLTEASVQGKIDSLQGLKENVIVGRLIPAGTGAAMNRVRVTASSKDAALRAAMRAANPDLIAPATAADEHAAELAQGPEAAIGDDPLGKVQGEDFTTDDVMVEERPEGEGEE, encoded by the coding sequence ATGAACCAGCTTACCAACTTCATGAACCCGGTCGCGAAGCCCGAAACCTTCGACATGATCAAGATCGGCATCGCGAGCCCCGAGCGTATCCGCTCGTGGTCGTTCGGCGAGATCAAGAAGCCCGAAACGATCAACTACCGCACGTTCAAGCCCGAGCGTGACGGCCTGTTCTGCGCGCGCATCTTCGGTCCGATCAAGGATTATGAATGCCTGTGCGGCAAGTACAAGCGTATGAAATATAAGGGCATCGTCTGCGAAAAGTGCGGTGTCGAAGTGACGGTGACCAAGGTCCGCCGCGAGCGCATGGGCCATATCGAGCTCGCCGCGCCCGTCGCGCACATCTGGTTCCTGAAGTCGCTGCCGTCGCGCATCGGCCTGTTGCTCGACATGCAGCTCAAGCAGCTCGAGCGCGTGCTCTACTTCGAGGCCTATATCGTTCTCGAGCCCGGCCTGACCCCGCTCGAGAAGTTCCAGCTGCTGACCGAAGACGAACTGCTCGACGCGCAGGACGAATATGGCGAAGACGCCTTCTCGGCCGGTATCGGGGCCGAGGCGATCCGCGTTCTGCTCGAGAATCTCGATCTGGAACAGGAGCGCGTCGACCTGATGGAAGAGCTTGCGACGACCAAGTCGGAGCTGAAGCCCAAGAAGATCATCAAGCGGCTTAAAGTGGTCGAGAGCTTTATCGAATCGGGCAACCGCCCCGAGTGGATGATCCTCGAAGTCGTGCCGGTCATCCCGCCCGAACTGCGCCCGCTGGTGCCGCTCGACGGCGGCCGCTTCGCTACAAGCGACCTTAACGATCTTTACCGCCGCGTGATCAACCGCAACAACCGTTTGAAGCGCCTGATGGAACTGCGCGCGCCGGACATCATCGTCCGCAACGAAAAGCGCATGCTGCAGGAAGCTGTCGACGCGCTGTTCGACAACGGCCGCCGCGGCCGCACGATCACGGGCGCGAACAAGCGTCCGCTGAAGTCGCTGTCCGACATGCTCAAGGGCAAGCAGGGCCGCTTCCGTCAGAACCTGCTCGGCAAGCGCGTCGACTATTCGGGCCGTTCGGTCATCGTGACCGGTCCCGAACTCAAGCTGCACCAGTGCGGCCTGCCGAAGAAGATGGCGCTCGAACTGTTCAAGCCGTTCATCTACGCGCGCCTCGACGCCAAGGGTCTGTCGATGACCCTGAAGCAGGCGAAGAAGTGGGTCGAAAAGGAACGCAAGGAAGTCTGGGACATCCTCGACGAAGTCATTCGCGAGCACCCGGTCCTGCTGAACCGCGCCCCGACGCTTCACCGCCTCGGCATCCAGGCGTTCGAGCCGGTGTTGATCGAAGGCAAGGCGATCCAGCTTCACCCGCTGGTCTGCGCCGCGTTCAACGCCGACTTCGACGGTGACCAGATGGCGGTCCACGTGCCGCTCTCGCTGGAAGCGCAGCTCGAAGCGCGCGTGCTGATGATGTCGACCAACAACATCCTCAGCCCCGCGAACGGCAAGCCGATCATCGTTCCGTCGCAGGACATGGTCCTCGGTCTCTACTATCTCTCGCTGGAACGCGAAGGCGAACCGGGCGAGGGCATGCTGCTCGCCGACATGGCGGAAGTGCATCAGGCGCTGTTCACCGGCGCGGTCACGCTGCACACCAAGGTCATCAGCCGCGTTCCGCAGACCGACGAGCAGGGCAACGAGTATCTGAAGCGGTTCGAGACCACCCCGGGCCGCATGCTGATCGGCGAATGCCTGCCGAAGTCGCACACCGTGCCCTTCGACGTCGTCAACCGCCTTCTGACCAAGAAGGAAATCGGCGACGTGATCGACCAAGTCTATCGCCACACCGGCCAGAAAGAGACCGTGCTGTTCGCCGACGCCATCATGGCGCTGGGCTTCCGCAACGCGTTCAAGGCCGGTATCTCCTTCGGCAAGGATGACATGATCATTCCGGCGTCGAAGGAAGGGATGGTCGACGAAACCCGCGCGCTGGTGAAGGATTTCGAACAGCAGTATCAGGACGGCCTGATCACGCAGCAGGAAAAGTACAATAAGGCGATCGACGCCTGGTCGCAGTGCGGCGACAAGGTCGCGAACGCGATGATGGACGAAATCCGCGCGACGCCGAAGCTGGAAGACGGCCGCATGGCCCCGATCAACTCCATCTATATGATGGCGCATTCGGGTGCCCGTGGTTCGCAGGCCCAGATGAAGCAGCTCGCCGGCATGCGCGGCCTGATGGCCAAGCCGTCGGGCGAGATCATCGAAACGCCGATCATCTCGAACTTCAAGGAAGGCCTGACCGTTCTCGAGTATTTCAACTCGACCCACGGTGCGCGTAAGGGTCTGGCCGATACGGCGCTCAAGACGGCGAACTCGGGTTACCTGACCCGCCGTCTCGTCGACGTGTCGCAGGACTGCGTGGTCATCGAGGAAGATTGCGGCACCGAACGCGGTATGGAAATGCGGGCGATCATCCAGGGCGGTTCGACGATCGCCTCGCTGGGCGAGCGCATCCTCGGCCGTACCACTCTCGAAGATGTCGCCGACAAGGACGGTAACATCATCGCGCCGATCGGCACTTTGCTCGACGAAGCGACGACGCAGCGCATCGAGGACGCCGAAGTCCAGTCGGTCAAGATCCGCTCGCCGCTGGTCTGCGAAGCGACGCTGGGTGTTTGCGGCAAATGCTATGGCCGCGACCTCGCGCGCGGTACGCCGGTGAACATCGGTGAAGCGGTCGGCGTCATCGCCGCCCAGTCGATCGGTGAGCCCGGCACGCAGCTGACGATGCGTACCTTCCACATCGGCGGTGCGGCGCAGGTTAACGAGCAGTCGAACGCCGAAGCGATTTCGGACGGCACGATCGAATATCGCGACATGGCGACGATTGTCGACCAGCGCGGCCGCCGTCTGGCGCTGTCGCGTTCGGGCGAGATCGCGATCATCGACAGCGAAGGCCGCGAACGCGCGACCCACAAGCTGCCCTATGGTGCGCAGATCATGCACAAGGACGGCGAGAAGGTGAAGAAGGGCGACCGGATTGCCGAATGGGATCCGTTCACCATGCCGCTGATCACCGAAAAGCAGGGCGTCGTGAAGTATCAGGATCTTGCCGACGGCAAGACGCTGGTCGAACAGGTCGACGAAGCGACGGGTATCGCCCAACGCGTCGTGATCGAATATCGCTCGGCGGGCCGCGCCAAGAAGGAAGACCTGCAGCCGCGTCTGACCTTGCTCGACGACGCGTCGGGCGAAGCCGCGCGCTACCTGCTCGCGGTCGGCACGATGCTGTCGGTTGAGGACGGTCAGGAAGTGCAGGCGGGCGACGTGCTGGCGCGTGTCAGCCGCGAAGCGTCGAAGACGCGCGACATCACCGGCGGTCTGCCGCGCGTTGCCGAGCTGTTCGAAGCGCGCATTCCGAAGGACAACAGCGTCATCGCGAAGATCAGCGGTCGCATTGAATTCGTCAAGGATTACAAGGCGAAGCGCAAGATCGCGATCGTTCCGGAAGAAGGCGATCCGATCGAGTATCTGATCCCCAAGTCGAAGGTTCTGGAAGTGCAGGAAGGCGACCAGGTCAAGCGCGGCGACGCGCTGATTTCGGGCTCGCCCAACCCGCACGACATTCTCGACGTCATGGGCGTCGAGGCGCTGGCCGAATATCTGGTCGCGGAAATCCAGGAAGTCTATCGACTGCAGGGCGTGAAGATCAACGACAAGCACATCGAGGTGATCGTTCGCCAGATGCTGCAGAAGGTCGAGATCACGTCGGGCGGCGACACCACGTTGCTGCCGGGCGAACAGCTCGATTATCTGGAGATGATGGAATATAACGCCAAGCTGCCGAAGAACGGCGTGCCCGCGGAGGGCCGTCCGGTCCTCCTCGGCATCACCAAGGCGTCGCTGCAAACCCGCAGCTTCGTTTCGGCGGCGTCCTTCCAGGAAACGACCCGCGTTCTCACCGAAGCGTCGGTGCAGGGCAAGATCGACTCGCTGCAGGGCCTCAAGGAGAATGTCATCGTCGGCCGCCTCATCCCGGCGGGTACCGGCGCTGCCATGAACCGCGTCCGCGTCACCGCCTCGTCGAAGGACGCGGCGCTGCGTGCCGCGATGCGCGCCGCGAACCCCGACCTGATCGCACCGGCGACGGCTGCCGACGAGCATGCCGCCGAACTGGCGCAGGGCCCCGAAGCGGCGATCGGCGACGATCCGCTGGGCAAGGTGCAGGGCGAGGACTTTACGACCGACGACGTGATGGTCGAAGAACGTCCCGAAGGCGAAGGCGAGGAATAA